The proteins below come from a single Benincasa hispida cultivar B227 chromosome 4, ASM972705v1, whole genome shotgun sequence genomic window:
- the LOC120076595 gene encoding clathrin heavy chain 1 isoform X2 gives MAAASAPITMKEAITLPSIGINPQFITFTHVTMESDKYICVRETAPQNSVVIIDMNMPMQPLRRPITADSALMNPNSRILALKAQVQGSTQDHLQIFNIEMKSKMKSHLMPEQVVFWKWITPKTLGLVTQTSVYHWSIDGDSEPVKVFERTANLANNQIINYRCDPSEKWLVLIGIAPGSPERPQLVKGNMQLFSVDQQRSQALEAHAAAFAQFKVPGNENPSTLISFATKTLNAGQITSKLHVIELGAQPGKPSFTKKQADLFFPPDFADDFPVAMQISHKYSLIYVITKLGLLFVYDLETAAAVYRNRISPDPIFLTAEASSVGGFYAINRRGQVLLATVNEQTIISFVSGQLNNLELAVNLAKRGNLPGAENLVVQRFQELFAQTKYKEAAELAAESPQGILRTPDTVAKFQSVPVQTGQTPPLLQYFGTLLTRGKLNAFESLELSRLVVNQNKKNLLENWLGDDKLECSEELGDLVKTVDNDLALKIYIKARATPKVVAAFAERREFDKILIYSKQVGYTPDYLFLLQTILRTDPQGAVNFALMMSQMEGGCPVDYNTITDLFLQRNLIREATAFLLDVLKPNLPEHAFLQTKVLEINLVTFPNVADAILANGMFSHYDRPRIAQLCEKAGLYVRALQHYTELPDIKRVIVNTHAIEPQVCLVSTCIAYHLPGLCIFDLTYGYLQSLVEFFGTLSREWALECMKDLLLVNLRGNLQIIVQVAKEYCEQLGVDACIKLFEQFKSYEGLYFFLGSYLSSSEDPDIHFKYIESAAKTGQIKEVERVTRESNFYDAEKTKNFLMEAKLPDARPLINVCDRFGFVPDLTHYLYTNNMLRYIEGYVQKVNPGNAPLVVGQLLDDECPEDFIKGLILSVRSLLPVEPLVDECEKRNRLRLLTQFLEHLVSEGSQDVHVHNALGKIIIDSNNNPEHFLTTNPYYDSRVVGKYCEKRDPTLAVVAYRRGQCDDELINVTNKNSLFKLQARYVVERMDGDLWEKVLNPENEYRRQLIDQVVSTALPESKSPEQVSAAVKAFMTADLPHELIELLEKIVLQNSAFSGNFNLQNLLILTAIKADPSRVMDYINRLDNFDGPAVGEVAVEAQLYEEAFAIFKKFNLNVQAVNVLLDNIQSIERAVEFAFRVEEDAVWSQVAKAQLREGLVSDAIESFIRADDATQFLEVIRAAEDANVYHDLVRYLLMVREKAKEPKVDSELIYAYAKIDRLAEIEEFILMPNVANLQNVGDRLYDEALYEAAKIIFAFISNWAKLAITLVKLKQFQGAVDAARKANSAKTWKEVCFACVDAEEFRLAQICGLNIIIQVDDLEEVSEYYQNRGCFNELISLMESGLGLERAHMGIFTELGVLYARYRHEKLMEHIKLFSTRLNIPKLIRACDEQQHWKELTYLYIQYDEFDNAATTIMNHSPEAWDHMQFKDVAVKVANVELYYKAVHFYLQEHPDLINDLLNVLALRVDHTRVVDIMRKAGHLLLVKPYMIAVQSNNVSAVNEALNGIYVEEEDYDRLRESIDLHDNFDQIGLAQKIEKHELLEMRRVAAYIYKKAGRWKQSIALSKKDNLYKDAMETASQSGDRELAEELLVYFIEQGKKECFASCLFVCYDLIRADVALELAWINNMIDFAFPYLLQFIREYTGKVDELVKDKIEALKEVKAKEQEEKDVIAQQNMYAQLLPLALPAPPMPGMGGGPGMPGFAPAPPPMGGLGMPPMPPFGMPPMGSSY, from the exons ATGGCTGCCGCCAGCGCTCCGATCACCATGAAGGAAGCCATAACG CTTCCGAGCATTGGAATTAATCCGCAATTCATTACGTTCACGCACGTGACAATGGAATCAGATAAATATATTTGCGTCCGAGAAACAGCACCGCAGAACAGTGTTGTGATTATTGATATGAACATGCCAATGCAACCATTGAGGAGGCCTATAACTGCGGACTCGGCACTTATGAATCCTAATTCTAGAATATTGGCCTTGAAAG CTCAAGTCCAGGGGTCAACTCAAGACCACCTACAAATATTCAACATCGAGATGAAGTCAAAGATGAAATCACATTTGATGCCCGAGCAG GTTGTCTTTTGGAAGTGGATAACCCCTAAGACATTGGGCTTGGTCACACAAACTTCAGTATATCATTGGTCTATTGAtg GTGATTCTGAACCAGTGAAAGTGTTTGAGAGAACAGCCAATCTGGCTAACAATCagattataaactataggtgtGATCCTTCTGAAAAGTGGTTGGTTTTGATTGGGATTGCACCTGGTTCACCTGAG AGGCCACAACTTGTGAAGGGGAATATGCAACTCTTCTCTGTGGATCAGCAGAGAAGTCAAGCTCTTGAAGCACATGCTGCAGCATTTGCTCAATTTAAA GTTCCTGGAAATGAGAACCCTTCGACGCTTATATCCTTTGCCACGAAGACACTTAACGCTGGACAAATCACTTCCAAGTTACATGTCATTGAACTTGGTGCCCAGCCAG GAAAACCATCATTTACAAAGAAGCAAGCTGATCTCTTTTTTCCACCTGATTTTGCTGATGACTTTCCTGTGGCAATGCAG atATCACACAAATATAGTTTGATCTATGTGATCACCAAGCTGGGGCTGTTATTTGTATATGACTTAGAGACAGCTGCTGCTGTATATAGAAATAGGATCAGCCCAGATCCTATATTTTTGACTGCAGAGGCTTCTTCAGTGGGAGGATTTTATGCTATAAACAGGAGAGGTCAGGTGTTACTGGCTACTGTCAATGAACAAACAATCATCTCCTTTGTCAGTGGCCAG TTGAACAATTTAGAGCTTGCTGTCAATCTTGCTAAAAGAGGAAATCTTCCTGGTGCTGAAAATCTG GTTGTCCAGCGTTTCCAAGAACTTTTTGCTCAAACAAAGTACAAAGAAGCTGCTGAATTGGCTGCTGAGTCTCCTCAAGGAATCCTCCGCACACCAGATACTGTTGCAAAATTTCAG AGTGTACCAGTGCAAACTGGTCAAACACCACCTCTACTGCAGTATTTTGGAACTTTATTAACGAGAGGAAAGCTGAATGCATTTGAGTCATTGGAACTGTCTCGTTTAGTTGTTAACCAGAATAAGAAGAACCTCTTGGAGAACTGGTTGGGTGATGACAAGTTGGAATGCAGTGAGGAACTAGGGGATCTTGTGAAG ACTGTGGACAATGACCTGGCCTTGAAGATCTATATAAAAGCCAGAGCAACACCTAAGGTAGTTGCTGCCTTTGCTGAGCGGAGGGAATTTGACAAGATCCTTATATATTCAAAGCAG GTTGGGTACACGCCAGACTACTTATTCCTGTTGCAAACAATTCTCCGAACAGACCCCCAG GGAGCAGTTAACTTTGCATTGATGATGTCACAAATGGAAGGAGGTTGCCCTGTTGACTACAATACAATAACTGATCTTTTTCTTCAG AGGAATTTGATTCGTGAGGCTACTGCTTTCCTGTTGGATGTTTTGAAGCCAAATCTGCCCGAGCATGCTTTCCTCCAGACAAAG GTCCTAGAAATCAATCTGGTGACTTTTCCAAATGTAGCTGATGCCATATTGGCTAATGGAATGTTTAGTCATTATGATAGACCTCGAATTGCCCAACTTTGTGAGAAGGCTGGGCTTTACGTGCGAGCTTTGCAG CATTATACAGAGCTACCAGATATTAAACGAGTCATTGTGAACACACATGCTATTGAACCACAGGTTTGTCTAGTTAGTACTTGTATCGCTTATCACCTACCAGGATTATGTATATTCGATCTTACATATGGTTATCTGCAGTCACTTGTAGAGTTTTTCGGTACTTTGTCTCGTGAGTGGGCTTTGGAGTGTATGAAGGACCTTTTGCTTGTCAATCTCAGAGGCAACCTTCAGATTATTGTGCAG GTTGCAAAGGAATATTGTGAACAGTTGGGGGTTGATGCGTGCATTAAACTTTTTGAACAATTTAAGTCATATGAGGGCTTGTACTTTTTCCTGGGGTCATATTTGAGTTCGAG TGAGGATCCTGACATTCACTTCAAGTACATTGAGTCTGCTGCTAAAACAGGACAGATTAAGGAGGTTGAACGTGTAACAAGAGAATCCAACTTCTATGATGCAGAGAAAACCAAGAACTTTTTAATGGAAGCTAAGCTTCCAGATGCACGTCCTTTAATTAATGTTTGTGACCGGTTTGGATTTGTTCCAGATCTCACACATTACCTTTACACAAATAACATGCTCCGCTACATTGAAGGCTATGTTCAGAAG GTGAACCCTGGGAATGCTCCTCTGGTTGTGGGCCAGCTGTTGGATGATGAGTGTCCTGAAGATTTCATTAAAGGTTTGATTCTCTCAGTCCGTTCTTTGCTTCCTGTGGAGCCTCTGGTGGATGAATGTGAAAAGAG AAATCGATTGCGGTTGCTTACTCAATTTTTGGAGCATCTGGTGAGTGAGGGAAGTCAGGATGTACATGTACATAATGCTCTCGGTAAAATTATTATCGATAGCAACAATAATCCAGAACACTTTCTTACCACCAATCCATACTATGATTCTCGTGTTGTGGGTAAATATTGTGAAAAACGTGATCCCACTTTAGCTGTTGTGGCCTATCGACGTGGACAGTGTGATGATGAGCTTATTAATGTTACAAACAAAAACTCTTTGTTCAAATTGCAAGCAAG ATACGTGGTTGAGAGGATGGATGGTGATCTTTGGGAGAAGGTTCTTAACCCTGAAAATGAATATAGAAGGCAGCTCATTGATCAAGTTGTATCAACAGCCTTGCCAGAAAGCAAGAGTCCGGAGCAAGTTTCAGCCGCTGTTAAGGCTTTTATGACAGCAGATCTGCCTCATGAGTTGATTGAACTTCTTGAAAAGATTGTCCTTCAAAACTCTGCATTTAGTGGAAACTTTAATCTTCAAAATCTGCTTATATTGACGGCCATCAAGGCAGATCCATCCAGAGTTATGGACTACATCAACAGACTAGATAATTTTGATGGACCTGCAGTCGGTGAAGTGGCTGTGGAGGCACAGCTGTATGAAGAGGCATTTGCAATTTTCAAGAAGTTCAACTTGAATGTTCAAGCTGTCAATGTCTTGTTGGATAACATTCAGAGTATTGAAAGAGCTGTAGAGTTTGCATTCCGGGTTGAAGAAGATGCAGTTTGGAGCCAGGTGGCAAAGGCTCAACTGAGGGAAGGACTGGTGAGCGATGCTATTGAGTCCTTTATCCGTGCAGATGATGCCACTCAATTTCTGGAAGTCATTCGTGCTGCTGAGGATGCAAATGTGTATCATGACTTAGTTAGATACCTTTTGATGGTTAGGGAGAAGGCCAAAGAGCCCAAGGTGGACAGCGAGCTGATATATGCCTATGCTAAAATTGATCGGTTGGCTGAGATTGAAGAGTTTATTCTCATGCCAAATGTGGCTAATCTTCAAAATGTTGGCGATCGCCTGTATGATGAAGCCTTATATGAGGCTGCTAAAATTATATTTGCCTTCATATCTAACTGGGCTAAGCTGGCTATCACTCTTGTAAAACTGAAACAGTTCCAAGGAGCTGTTGATGCAGCAAGAAAAGCAAACAGTGCAAAGACATGGAAGGAAGTGTGCTTTGCTTGTGTTGACGCTGAAGAATTCCGCTTAGCACAAATATGTGGTCTTAACATTATTATCCAG GTGGATGATCTGGAGGAGGTCAGTGAATATTATCAGAATAGAGGATGCTTCAATGAATTAATCTCTCTAATGGAGAGTGGACTGGGGCTTGAACGTGCTCATATGGGTATCTTCACTGAGTTGGGAGTTTTATATGCTAGATACCGCCATGAGAAGCTTATGGAGCATATCAAACTGTTCTCAACCCGGCTGAATATTCCCAAGCTTATACGAGCTTGTGATGAACAGCAGCATTGGAAGGAACTTACCTATTTGTATATCCAGTACGATGAATTTGATAATGCTGCAACAACCATCATGAATCATTCTCCTGAAGCATGGGATCACATGCAATTTAAAGATGTTGCAGTCAAAGTTGCTAATGTGGAATTATATTACAAGGCCGTGCATTTTTACTTGCAAGAGCATCCTGATCTTATCAATGATCTTCTCAATGTGCTTGCACTTCGTGTAGACCACACACGAGTTGTTGATATTATGAGGAAG GCTGGTCACTTGCTGCTTGTGAAGCCATACATGATTGCAGTTCAGAGCAACAACGTGTCTGCTGTGAATGAGGCCTTGAATGGAATTTATGTTGAAGAGGAAGACTATGATAGATTGCGTGAATCAATTGATTTGCACGATAATTTTGATCAAATAGGCCTTGCACAGAAG ATTGAGAAGCATGAGTTACTTGAAATGAGACGTGTTGCAGCCTACATCTACAAAAAAGCTGGAAGATGGAAGCAATCCATTGCCTTGTCAAAGAAAGACAATCTCTACAAGGATGCAATGGAGACAGCATCGCAATCTGGTGACCGTGAACTTGCCGAGGAGTTGCTTGTTTACTTCATTGAACAG GGAAAGAAGGAATGCTTTGCCTCATGCCTCTTTGTTTGTTATGACTTAATTCGGGCAGACGTTGCTCTTGAACTTGCCTGGATCAACAACATGATCGACTTTGCTTTCCCATACCTGTTGCAG TTTATCCGAGAATATACAGGAAAGGTTGATGAACTTGTGAAGGACAAGATTGAGGCTCTCAAAGAGGTCAAGGCTAAAGAGCAGGAAGAGAAGGACGTTATTGCTCAGCAG AACATGTATGCTCAGTTGCTGCCTCTTGCTTTGCCTGCACCGCCTATGCCGGGTATGGGAGGAGGACCAGGAATGCCAGGCTTTGCACCTGCACCACCACCAATGGGCGGATTGGGGATGCCTCCAATGCCACCTTTTGGCATGCCACCGATGGGTAGCAGCTATTAA